A single region of the Prevotella sp. HUN102 genome encodes:
- a CDS encoding NfeD family protein: protein MIEYFSQNLWLAWMLVSILCLVLELTNGDFFIMCFAIGGVAAGIVSAFTDSLAVQIIVFSIATLLSISFVRPVALKYFHKGGESRVSNAEAIIGRVGKVTERIEAGGYGRVKIDGDYWKAVANTREAIEEGMAVRVLKMDSIIVTVEIA from the coding sequence ATGATTGAATACTTCTCACAGAACCTGTGGTTGGCTTGGATGCTTGTAAGCATCCTTTGTCTCGTTTTGGAATTGACCAATGGCGATTTCTTCATTATGTGTTTTGCCATTGGAGGTGTTGCGGCAGGCATTGTTTCCGCTTTCACGGATAGCCTTGCTGTTCAGATTATCGTGTTCTCCATTGCAACGTTGTTGAGCATTTCCTTCGTTCGTCCTGTGGCATTGAAATACTTCCATAAGGGCGGCGAGAGCCGGGTAAGCAATGCCGAGGCCATCATCGGGCGTGTGGGAAAAGTTACGGAAAGGATAGAGGCCGGCGGCTATGGCCGTGTGAAGATCGACGGCGACTATTGGAAGGCTGTGGCAAATACACGTGAGGCTATTGAAGAAGGTATGGCCGTAAGGGTGCTGAAGATGGATTCCATCATCGTAACGGTGGAAATAGCTTAG
- a CDS encoding M48 family metallopeptidase, whose product MNKIKLLLMAIAIATLASCGSSSTVPLSGRKHRISVSDGELLSLSTQEYKKFMASAKRSTNAKNTQMVERVGRKLANAVESYLRNNGYANELQNFQWEFNLVQDNQANAFCMPGGKIVVYEGLFPYTQNEASLAIVLGHEIAHAVAKHSAEQMTKKQNQGIGTAILGTVLNSTMGSGVGDIATTVANGVFTFRNASYSRSNESEADYMGLIFAAMAGYDPQEAVGFWQRMAASKGSGAQTSLSSYLSSHPSDATRIKNIQGWMPEALKYYQASGAASPRPARTFTAKKPAKPAKKKGSKRR is encoded by the coding sequence GAAGCATCGCATTAGCGTGAGCGACGGAGAGCTGCTGAGCCTCAGTACGCAGGAATACAAGAAGTTTATGGCTTCTGCCAAGAGGTCTACCAATGCAAAGAATACGCAGATGGTGGAACGTGTTGGCCGTAAGTTGGCAAACGCTGTGGAAAGCTATCTGAGAAACAACGGATATGCCAACGAACTTCAGAACTTCCAATGGGAGTTCAACCTTGTTCAGGACAATCAGGCCAACGCATTCTGTATGCCCGGCGGAAAGATTGTAGTGTATGAAGGCTTGTTCCCATATACACAGAACGAAGCAAGTCTGGCTATCGTGCTCGGCCACGAGATAGCGCACGCCGTGGCTAAGCACAGCGCAGAGCAAATGACCAAGAAGCAGAATCAGGGCATCGGTACTGCAATTCTGGGCACGGTATTGAATTCTACGATGGGAAGTGGTGTCGGCGACATTGCAACCACGGTGGCAAATGGTGTGTTTACGTTCCGTAATGCAAGTTACAGTCGTTCAAATGAGAGCGAGGCAGACTATATGGGACTCATCTTTGCGGCAATGGCAGGCTATGATCCACAGGAAGCTGTCGGTTTCTGGCAGCGTATGGCTGCCTCAAAGGGTTCAGGTGCGCAGACTTCTCTGTCAAGTTATCTCAGCAGCCACCCGTCCGATGCAACACGCATCAAGAACATTCAGGGATGGATGCCTGAGGCTTTGAAATATTATCAGGCGAGTGGTGCTGCAAGCCCACGACCTGCAAGAACATTCACGGCGAAGAAGCCCGCAAAGCCTGCAAAGAAAAAGGGTTCTAAAAGACGTTAG